A window of the Brassica napus cultivar Da-Ae chromosome C5, Da-Ae, whole genome shotgun sequence genome harbors these coding sequences:
- the LOC106421327 gene encoding DEAD-box ATP-dependent RNA helicase 42-like — protein sequence MEVVKSKYRDEDLEVDDLKSSRRDRDRSKERKKERSSDKRREKDRRKRRSERVKSSDDSEDEYDRGDDDDEERERRKEKERRRRDKERGKRRSERRKSSDSEDEDEEDGERDKRRVKDKERGHREHRDKDRKRDREREERKEKEREREREKDRVRREREREEREKERLKERERREREREDGERDRREREKERSRRNRERGRSREDGHEESDDDVKRELKRRRRESGERKEKEREKSVGRSSRHGDDNGDSPRRKSVEEDDEKKEKKTREEELEEEQKKLDEEVEKRRRRVQEWQELKRKKEEAESESKGDTDDKELKAGKAWTLDGESDDEEGHPEENPETEMDVDGETKPENGADAKMVEAENEVAVTVSEVGGDGAADEEEIDPLDAFMNAMVLPEVEKLSSSTPPAIEDSILVTKNNGKKSDHQPKKGFNKSLGRIMQGEDSDSDYSEPKDDDDPSLEEDDEEFMKRVKKTKAEKLALVDHSKIEYEPFRKNFYIEVKEISRMTQEEVNAYRKEFELKVHGKDVPRPIKSWHQTGLTSKILDTMNKLKYEKPMPIQTQALPIIMSGRDCIGVAKTGSGKTLGFVLPMLRHIKDQPPVEAGEGPIGLVMAPTRELVQQIHSDIKKFSKALGIRCVPVYGGSGVAQQISELKRGTEIVVCTPGRMIDILCTSSGKITNLRRVTFLVMDEADRMFDMGFEPQITRIIQNIRPDRQTVLFSATFPRQVETLARKVLNKPIEIQVGGRSVVNKDITQLVEVRPESERFLRLLELLGEWYEKGKILVFVQSQEKCDALLKDLFKRSYPCLSLHGGKEQSDRESTISDFKSNVCNILIATSVAARGLDVKDLELVVNYDAPNHYEDYVHRVGRTGRAGRKGCAVTFISEDDAKYAPDLVKALELSEQPIPDDLKAIADGFMVKVRQGTEQAHGTGYGGSGFKFNEEEEEVRKAAKKAQAKEYGFEEDKSDSEDENDVVRKAGTVGGDTSQHQAALAHIAAIAAAAKANAAAMNPPVTTNQLLPNGGGLTSLPGTLPVTIPVLPNDGAGRAAAMVAAINLQHNLAKIQADAMPEHYEAELEINDFPQNARWKVTHKETLGPISDWTGAAITTRGQFYPPGRIPGPGERKLYLFIEGPTEKSVKTAKVELKRVLEDITNQAMSLPGGSQAGKYSVI from the coding sequence ATGGAGGTCGTTAAATCCAAGTATAGGGACGAGGATTTGGAGGTGGATGATTTGAAGAGCAGCCGGAGGGACCGTGATCGGAGTaaggagaggaagaaggagaggaGTTCTGATAAGCGCCGGGAGAAGGATAGACGGAAGAGGCGGTCTGAGAGAGTTAAGAGTAGTGATGATTCTGAAGATGAGTACGATAGaggggatgatgatgatgaagagagGGAGAGGCGTAAAGAAAAGGAGAGGAGGCGGAGGGATAAAGAGAGGGGGAAGAGACGGTCTGAGAGAAGGAAGAGTAGTGATTCtgaagatgaggatgaagaagatggcGAGAGAGATAAACGCCGAGTGAAGGACAAGGAGAGAGGGCACAGAGAACATAGGGACAAAGATCGGAAAAGGGATAGAGAGAGGGAAGAGAGgaaggagaaagaaagagaacGAGAAAGGGAGAAGGATAGAGTTAGGAGAGAACGGGAACGAGAGGAGCGTGAGAAGGAGAGactgaaagaaagagagaggcggGAGCGTGAACGGGAagatggagagagagatagGAGGGAACGTGAGAAAGAAAGGAGTAGGAGGAACCGGGAAAGGGGGAGGTCAAGGGAGGATGGACATGAAGAGAGTGATGATGATGTCAAGCGTGAACTGAAACgtagaagaagagagagtgGAGAACGGAAGGAGAAGGAGCGTGAGAAGAGTGTTGGTAGATCTAGCAGGCATGGAGATGACAATGGAGATAGTCCAAGGAGAAAGAGTGTCGAGGAGGATgatgaaaagaaagagaagaaaacgaGGGAAGAAGAACTAGAGGAGGAGCAGAAGAAGTTGGATGAGGAGGTTGAGAaacgaaggagaagagttcaggAGTGGCAAgagttgaagaggaaaaaaGAGGAAGCTGAAAGTGAAAGTAAGGGTGATACGGATGATAAAGAGCTAAAGGCCGGCAAGGCTTGGACTCTTGATGGGGAATCTGATGATGAAGAAGGGCATCCGGAGGAAAACCCAGAAACAGAGATGGATGTTGATGGAGAAACTAAACCCGAAAATGGTGCAGATGCCAAGATGGTAGAAGCGGAGAACGAGGTGGCTGTTACTGTCTCTGAAGTTGGAGGTGATGGGGCTGCAGATGAAGAGGAAATTGATCCTTTAGATGCTTTTATGAATGCGATGGTATTACCTGAGGTTGAGAAGCTTAGCAGCAGTACTCCTCCAGCAATTGAAGATAGTATTTTGGTAACTAAGAATAATGGGAAGAAAAGTGATCACCAGCCGAAGAAAGGTTTTAACAAATCCCTTGGTAGGATAATGCAAGGTGAAGATTCTGATTCTGATTATTCAGAACCgaaggatgatgatgatccaagtttagaagaagatgatgaggagttcatgaagagagtAAAGAAGACAAAAGCAGAAAAATTGGCTCTTGTTGACCACTCAAAAATAGAGTATGAACCTTTCCGGAAGAACTTCTATATTGAAGTGAAGGAGATCTCAAGGATGACACAAGAAGAAGTTAACGCTTACAGAAAGGAATTTGAGCTGAAAGTCCATGGAAAGGATGTACCGAGACCCATAAAATCTTGGCACCAGACTGGACTAACCAGCAAAATTTTGGATACCATGAACAAGCTCAAGTATGAAAAGCCAATGCCTATCCAAACGCAAGCACTGCCAATCATCATGAGCGGTCGAGATTGCATTGGAGTTGCAAAAACCGGATCAGGTAAAACGCTAGGTTTTGTTTTGCCTATGTTGAGGCATATCAAGGATCAGCCTCCCGTTGAAGCTGGCGAGGGGCCAATTGGGCTTGTAATGGCACCTACTAGGGAGCTTGTTCAGCAGATTCACAGCGATATCAAAAAGTTTTCAAAGGCATTGGGTATAAGATGTGTTCCTGTGTATGGAGGATCAGGAGTTGCGCAGCAAATTAGTGAGCTAAAGCGAGGGACAGAGATTGTTGTGTGCACTCCTGGAAGGATGATTGACATTCTTTGCACAAGCAGTGGGAAAATCACCAATCTGCGGAGAGTCACATTTTTGGTAATGGATGAAGCTGATCGTATGTTTGACATGGGTTTTGAGCCTCAAATTACTCgtattattcaaaatattcgacCTGATCGGCAGACTGTGCTCTTTTCTGCCACTTTTCCACGTCAAGTTGAAACATTGGCACGTAAAGTCTTGAACAAGCCTATTGAGATACAGGTTGGTGGAAGGAGTGTTGTGAATAAGGATATAACACAGTTAGTTGAAGTCAGACCGGAGAGTGAGAGGTTCTTAAGACTGCTGGAACTTCTTGGAGAATGGTATGAGAAAGGAAAGATATTGGTTTTTGTGCAGTCGCAGGAAAAATGTGATGCCTTGTTGAAGGATTTGTTTAAAAGGAGTTATCCATGTCTATCTCTTCACGGTGGTAAAGAGCAGTCTGATCGTGAATCAACAATATCTGATTTTAAGAGCAATGTGTGCAATATATTGATTGCCACAAGTGTTGCAGCTAGGGGTCTAGATGTGAAAGACCTTGAGTTGGTTGTAAACTATGATGCTCCGAACCACTATGAAGATTATGTGCATCGCGTTGGCAGGACAGGAAGGGCAGGGCGGAAAGGCTGTGCCGTGACATTTATCTCTGAAGATGATGCAAAATATGCACCGGATTTAGTAAAGGCCCTGGAACTTTCTGAGCAGCCAATCCCCGATGATCTGAAAGCAATCGCTGACGGTTTCATGGTAAAGGTTAGACAGGGTACTGAGCAAGCTCATGGAACTGGCTATGGAGGTAGTGGCTTTAAATTCaacgaagaggaggaagaagttaGGAAAGCAGCAAAGAAAGCACAAGCGAAGGAGTATGGGTTTGAGGAAGATAAGTCTGACTCAGAAGATGAGAATGATGTTGTAAGAAAGGCAGGTACTGTTGGTGGTGATACCTCACAACACCAGGCTGCTCTTGCTCATATAGCCGCCATTGCTGCTGCTGCTAAAGCTAATGCTGCTGCAATGAATCCTCCTGTGACTACAAACCAGTTGCTGCCGAATGGTGGTGGGCTTACCTCTCTGCCAGGTACCCTTCCGGTTACTATCCCTGTCCTTCCTAATGATGGGGCAGGCCGTGCTGCAGCCATGGTTGCTGCCATTAACCTGCAACATAACCTGGCAAAGATTCAAGCTGATGCAATGCCTGAACACTATGAAGCAGAACTGGAGATCAATGATTTCCCGCAAAACGCTCGTTGGAAGGTCACCCACAAAGAAACATTGGGTCCAATATCAGACTGGACTGGAGCCGCAATTACCACTAGAGGTCAGTTTTATCCTCCTGGACGTATCCCTGGACCTGGGGAACGCAAGCTCTACTTGTTCATCGAAGGGCCTACCGAAAAATCCGTGAAGACGGCGAAAGTTGAACTCAAGCGTGTTCTTGAAGACATTACTAATCAGGCTATGTCACTTCCTGGAGGATCGCAAGCTGGAAAGTACTCCGTCATATAA
- the LOC106421325 gene encoding protein PIN-LIKES 1-like, whose protein sequence is MKLLDLFITSSIPVGKILVITGIGFYLALDRVNILNQDARKQLNNIVFYVFSPSLVASSLAETITYESLVKMWFMPLNVVLTFIIGSFLGWLVIKITKPPYHLRGIIVGCCAAGNLGNMPLIIIPAICNEKGSPFGDPETCEKYGLGYVALSMAIGSICIWTYVYNLMRVLARESPIIIGTSSTVPLIPTKVIQVEEQFGTWSKIKQRVCSATENINLGTIFAPSTIAALIALGVGLIPTLRKLLIGNTAPLRVIEDSVSLLGEGTIPLLTLIIGGNLLKGLRGSGMHKSVILGVVVVRYVLLPIIGVLIVQGAHQLGLITSEPLYQFVLLLQYVVPPAMNLGTITQLFGSGESECSVILFWSYALASVSLTLWPTFFMWLVA, encoded by the exons ATGAAGCTTTTGGATCTGTTCATAACGTCGTCGATACCAGTCGGAAAGATTCTTGTGATAACAGGAATCGGCTTTTACTTGGCTCTTGATCGTGTTAACATTCTGAATCAAGATGCTAGAAAACAGCTCAACAAC ATAGTTTTCTATGTGTTTAGTCCTTCACTCGTTGCAAGCAGTCTAGCTGAAACTATTACTTATGAAAGCTTGGTGAAAAT GTGGTTCATGCCACTCAACGTTGTGCTCACATTCATCATTGGCTCGTTTCTTGGTTGGCTTGTTATCAAGATCACTAAACCTCCTTACCATCTCCGTGGCATCATAGTTGGTTGCTGTGCCGCTG GGAACTTGGGAAACATGCCACTCATCATTATCCCAGCTATATGCAATGAGAAGGGAAGCCCTTTTGGAGATCCTGAGACTTGTGAGAAGTATGGATTAGGTTATGTTGCACTCTCTATGGCG ATTGGATCCATTTGCATATGGACTTATGTATACAATCTTATGAGAGTGCTAGCTAGGGAAAGTCCAATAATCATCGGCACCTCCTCTACAGTGCCACTGATTCCTACCAAAGTCATTCAAGTTGAGGAGCAG TTTGGAACATGGAGCAAGATCAAGCAAAGAGTATGTTCTGCAACAGAGAATATCAATCTAGGAACAATCTTTGCTCCTTCCACTATTGCAGCG CTTATCGCGCTTGGGGTTGGGCTTATTCCTACACTAAGGAAGCTACTAATCGGCAACACAGCTCCACTCAGAGTGATTGAAGACTCAGTATCTCTATTAGG GGAAGGGACTATTCCTCTTCTGACTTTGATTATAGGAGGAAACCTTCTCAAAg GTCTGAGGGGATCAGGAATGCACAAGTCAGTCATATTAGGCGTGGTGGTTGTGCGTTACGTGTTGCTGCCAATAATAGGTGTTTTAATAGTGCAAGGAGCTCATCAATTGGGTTTGATTACATCAGAACCGCTCTACCAGTTTGTTCTTCTGCTTCAGTATGTTGTTCCACCGGCAATGAATCTTG GTACAATCACTCAACTATTTGGGTCAGGAGAAAGTGAATGCTCTGTGATTCTCTTCTGGTCTTACGCTTTGGCTTCGGTTTCTCTCACCCTCTGGCCAACCTTCTTTATGTGGCTTGTTGCCTGA